From a single Solanum dulcamara chromosome 4, daSolDulc1.2, whole genome shotgun sequence genomic region:
- the LOC129884868 gene encoding glyoxylase I 4: MQSQAERNKKEQEEEEIREEKEKKNEDGIPLMALNHVSRLCKDVEKSVEFYTKVLGFVLIKRPQAFDFDGAWLFNYGVGIHLVHAKHDEQHKLSEDHAQNLDPMDNHISFQSEDMEGMVHRLEEFKIKYLKRTVGEEGGAAIDQLFFKDPDGFMIEICNCENVKLVPQRSIGRIKLPSDRHNPPFELGNNDPKT, from the exons ATGCAGAGTCAAGCAGAAAGGAATAAAAAGgagcaagaagaagaagaaattagagaggagaaggagaagaagaatgaGGATGGAATTCCACTAATGGCGTTGAACCACGTGTCGAGACTTTGTAAGGATGTGGAAAAATCAGTTGAGTTCTATACTAAAGTACTTGGTTTCGTGTTGATCAAAAGGCCCCAAGCTTTCGATTTCGATGGAGCATGGTTGTTCAATTATGGCGTTGGGATTCATTTGGTTCATGCTAAGCATGATGAACAACATAAATTGTCTGAGGATCATGCTCAGAACCTCGACCCAATGGATAACCATATTTCTTTCCAG AGTGAAGACATGGAGGGAATGGTGCATAGGTTGGAGGAATTCAAGATAAAGTACCTAAAGAGAACGGTAGGAGAAGAAGGAGGGGCAGCCATCGATCAACTCTTCTTTAAGGACCCAGATGGATTCATGATTGAGATTTGCAATTGTGAGAATGTGAAGCTCGTCCCTCAACGTTCCATAGGCCGCATTAAGTTACCTTCTGATCGTCACAATCCTCCTTTTGAATTGGGAAATAATGATCCCAAAACATAA
- the LOC129884119 gene encoding uncharacterized protein LOC129884119: MIVVASTAEIVSTTAEVIVATTIVVAIIVATTIVIATESERAGDYDGKRGVGNKKGGGGGCCSGDTKGEGGGNGGGRGGESCGGGGGGRTDSYGEGESSEVVEEEKEEKMVLMEEEEEELVVVEVVTTTVTTTKGKEIVAAEAWVGEWTFV, translated from the exons ATGATAGTTGTTGCATCAACTGCTGAAATTGTTTCAACAACTGCTGAAGTTATTGTAGCAACTACGATAGTTGTTGCGATAATTGTTGCAACAACTATCGTAATTGCGACAGAAA GTGAAAGAGCGGGTGATTATGACGGCAAAAGAGGTGTTGGTAACAAGAAAGGTGGAGGTGGTGGTTGTTGTAGCGGCGACACTAAAGGAGAAGGAGGTGGCAATGGTGgtggtagaggaggagaaagttgtggtggtggtggaggaggaaGAACTGATAGTTATGGTGAAGGAGAAAGTAGTGAGGTGGTGGAGGAGGAAAAAGAGGAGAAAATGGTGTTgatggaggaagaagaggaagaattaGTGGTGGTAGAGGTAGTGACGACGACGGTGACGACGACAAAAGGGAAGGAAATCGTGGCGGCAGAAGCGTGGGTGGGTGAGTGGACCTTtgtgtaa